The following is a genomic window from Staphylococcus capitis subsp. capitis.
TCAAACGACTAAAGAATCAGGTATTGATGATGCTTTGAAAATCATGAAGAAATCGGGCAATACGGGCGTTACAATCGAGCATGCTAAAGCGAAAGACGCTAATATCGCAACCGTATTTAATTGGAACCCAACAGCCAAACAATTAACTTATGGTACAGGTACAGCAATTGGGAGACATACGATTTTAACTGCGAATCATGTAGTGAATGATCAGCGCGCACACAAACCGTTAACACCCGCACAACCTGAGAACATGAGAATCAACTTATTACAAGAAGGTTCCAAAGTCGTTCGTTCACTTCAAGTATTTGGCGTTCAAATGTTGCAATACGGAGATGTCGCATTAGTTTACACATATGAGGACATTTCTAAATATATGAAAATACGTAAAATTGCATCAGAAAATACCATTAAATCAATGAAAGCCAATACGCCAATTCATATGTATCACTATGGTACGCCATATGGGAAATATAAAAATGATCCAGCTGGTACGATGTATCATTCTAAAGGTAAATATTCCATGACTGCACGAAATGTAAATCCTATTGGCTACTATCAAATGATGGCAGAACCTGGCTCATCTGGTGGCGCAGTTTTAAATAGTAAGAACGAAATTATTGGTGTTCATGCGTTTAGAGTGGATTCAGGAGACTATAAGAAATATCATTTAAACACAATGGCAGAAATCAGAGGTAAATTACGTAAGGAGATCATTGATAATATCGTGTAATGTTAAGAGGTTAGGAAAACTTTTTCACAACTCATACTAATCAATAGGTCTTTAGGACATAATTAAGCACTTAAAACACAATATATATAAAACAAAGAGCGTTCTCAAAGAAAATTTTCTTTGAGGACGCTCTTTTAATTATAAAATATATATTAGTCTCTGCTAACTGATTCAGGTTTTTCAACACTATTCTGTTGATCATTATTTTGGTTGTTGTCAGTATCTTGAGCAGAGTTATCACTTTGCTGTTGCTGATCTTGTGTATTATCATCCTGACTTTGTTTTACTGATTGATTTTGTTCTTGTTCGCTATTTTGAGCAGCTTCGGTTTCTGATGTGCCTTCTTTACTTTGACTCGTATCATCATTATTCGTTTCTTGTTGTGATTGATCTGCTCTAGTTTGATTCTGTTGGTTATTTTCATTTTGAGATTGTTGCGAATTCTGATCATCGTAATTTGGATGGCTTAAATCTTTACCGAAAATTTTTCTATTATTACTATTCGGACCTTTATATAATGAACTTTCATTAGCATGTTTAATATGTCTTTCTTTATCTGCTTTAGTTCTTCTATCTATATAACCATTAACATGACCTGTCTGCTTATTAACAGTCGTAGCAGCCTTCATTGGAAAGCCTGTGGCATCATGTGCTGTAAAGGTAATGTAGTATTCTTTACTATTAGATTGGTTTGAATCAACCTGATAATCATCATTTGTGGCTGAATTTTTAAAGTGCTCTTTAGCATTTTGAATAGCTTCATCTTCTGAAATAGTCCCATTATTAGTTTGATTATCAGAATTTGTTTCATTATTGTTGCCTTCATTACCTTGATTTGAAGTATCATTATTTTCAGAAGCATTTGCTTGTCCTTGATTAGCTTGATTTGTTTGGTTATCTACCTTGTTATCATCACTTCTGTGTTTGTCTTTAGACTGACTTGAACTATGTTCACTACTTTCCTCATTATTCTTCTTACCTTCACCTTGATTATCGTCCGTACCGATATTGAGTGAACATGCCCCTAGTAAGAATGTACTTAATAATACAGTCCCTAATAATTGCTTTTTCATAATTATCCCTTCAATTATACATCGTACAATATTTTTAAATTGTTGTTAATATTACGCTGTTTTATATATTTATTATTATTTTTATATTTTAAATGATTTGAGTTTCTTCTGACGTAATAATCTTGATCTTTTGAAAATTGATTTCACAATAAACGTACTTAATTTTTATAAAACATTAATAATATATTTATACTAGTGACAATTTTATTATTTTATTTATAAATATATTAATAATTTTGATGTAAATTTACATATAAAAATTGAATTTACTCTTTTTCAGAATTATAATGAAAGCGGTTGCTACCCTATAACATCAGGAGGAATATATATGGAAAATATTTTAATCAACGGATATAGTCACTACACATCATCAAATAATATTCAACGAAGTGCAATAGAAGAAAGAGATTTAGGTGATGGTCGTACATCATCAATATCTGCGTCCGTTTCTTATACAGTTACTTGGAGTGCCGCTTAACGCAGTTAATCAGTAATAAAATTTAAATTAATAAGATTATAGGGTGGCAACTTTTTATATAAATTAAGAAATGACTACATGAGATATTGATATCTAATTAAAATGACACCAATCCTTACATAAAAATACCTTAAACATTTTAAAATAAAAAATTGAAATTTACATGAAAGGGGTTTAGATATTTTAATGCAAAAAGTTAAAGAAGGTCGCAATATGATTAGTCTTGAAGAAGATGGAGCAACGCCATATTTACATAAAGTAATTAAAGGACCTAAAAGTGATGCGCTCAGACGATACTATAATTGCTTGAAATGGGAAGACCTACGCACGAGCGCTATACAATTAAATTCTCCTAAGTTGATTGGCCATGATGAAGGCAATTTATCACTTAAATATCAATGGATTGAAAATGCTAAATCATTAGAAGAATTAGAACAACCTTCACCAAATTTTAAAAACAAAATTGTCAAAGCTGTAGATATGTTAGCGACATTACATTTATCTGATATCAATGATGTGGACATAGATTCAGAAGATCAATTGCCGCAACGTGAATCGTTGTTATATGCATTAAATAAATATGAATATGCCGGTTGTACGGGTGCGGAACTAGAGTTGTTTAGTTTATTGCAACAAGACTCTCAACTCGTAGGAACTGTAAGGAAGCAATCTCATGATAATGACGTTTGTATTTGTCATGGGGATATTCGTTTGGATCAGTTTATATTTACGGATGATGACATATGGATTATAGATTTTGAAGAATTGCGTAGAGGAGATCCAAGTAGAGATTTAGCGGGATTGATTGGTTCTATTTATTTCGACTGTTTATTAAAAACATTTACCGAAACGACGCAAGAAACTTCAGATGCTAAGGAGATAGAAGAGCAATTTATGGAACGAGGTCTTAATTACATTGAGCAAATCAGACCGTTAATTCAGTTAGCTTATCAAACATATTTATCTAAGAAAATGATTAATAAAATACATATTGCTCGAAACATCGGATGGTTTCTTGTGGAAAGAATTATGAGAAGAGCTAAATTTTCATTTCGTTTAACTGCCATAGATAAAGCAATACTTGGAATAGGTAGAGAAGTAATAGTGTTTCCAGAAAATCTAATAGAACTATTTGAATAAATAGGAGGGCGTACTATGACAGAAAAAGTGACTACGTTAGAAGATTTAGCACTCAAAATAGAATTTGAAACAGATTTAAACAAAGTTAAAATAGATAACGAAACATATGATGAGGTATTTGAAAATCAAAAAAGTAAGTTAAAACAATGGCTATATTCGATGTTACATACTGGAAATTTGAATAATCAAGTCAAGCAATCATCAAAAACATTCAATGATTTGAATCAGCAAATTGCCAGTAGTATTAAAGACCCTGGGATTCGAATTGAGACGAGTACTCAAATATTCAACGGTCAAACTTATCATGTTATACAGGGACTTCGAATCAAAGAGGAAATAACTGAAGATAATAGTATTGTTATACCTTGTTCTAGACCTAATTTGACTCCTGGGTTTTTTATGTTCGTACATACTAATAATGGTTTACATATAAATAAGGTTACACGACATTATATTTATGCAGATGAGCCTCAATATGCTATAGAGTTATGGAGTAAATGTGTTAATGAGTTAGTTGAAAAAAACGTGAGCTTTTCTGCTAAAATATTGTCCTCCTCTGATAGTTATCCTAGAAATGACGCACTCGTGTTTTATAGTAGTGAAGATAAAGATAGGGTTGAAAAAGTATTAATTAAATACGTTGAAAAGTCTCCTATAAAAATTAAAGAAGGCTCTCAACTTGCGAGTCAATTAACTTACAATCTCTATACAGCTGAAGAACCTATTCAAACCAATGATATACAACAGAGCTTTGGTGAACATCGTTGTAGCGCTATAGTAGATGCTATTCAAGACTACTTTATTACAGGTGCATCCTTCAAATTGTTACTAAAGCAAAGATTCATTGCGAATCAGATAGATATTAATGATGTGTCTAAAAATGTAGTGAAGTGAATATAGATGTAAGATGCGTGTGCTACATTCTGAAAATGCTCTATCCAAAAGTTTAAAAAAGCGTATGACGTATATTGATAGGAGTGACTCAGTTTATGAAAGTATTAGCTTTAATTAATACCAATTTAGTATCAGAAGAAGATGTAACGATGTTACCTGATGTAAATATTGCAGGAACATCCATTCATTGTGGTTTGATTGAATTAGAACGACCAAATTTTAACGAAAATGCATCAGAAAACGAACATTTCGTATTAGTAAAAGTTGATGCTTTTTCATGTAATTACAGAGATAAAGCTATTATTTTAAAAGCCGCTTTAAAAATGCAAGAAGATGCGAGTTTTCAAGCTCCACCGTTCGATTATTTTGGTTCAGACTTTGTAGGGAGAATTGTGGCCAAAGGAAATTCAGTTGATGAATTTGAAATCGGACAACGTGTTATTCCCAATTGTGCGTATCCCAAGCCTCCTTTTCCAGGAGTGGCCCCTGGAGCAGTAACAAACGAAGCTTCAAAAGGATGGCTCAGATTACATAAATCAAAGCTCATTAAAATACCAGAACATATGAATAACGCCGTTGCAGCAGGCTTCTCAATAGGTAGTCAAACGTCAACAAGTATGGTGAGACGTGTAAATCTTAAGCAGAATGAACGTGCACTAGTTCTGAGCGGTCGATCTAATACGTCTATGTTTATTATTAATAATTTAATCAGTAAAGGAATCGATACAACAGTATTGACCACATCTGAATGGACGCCCGAGGAACAAGCACTTATTAAACCAGCTAAATTACATAAAATAGATAGGAACGTGCAGAAGTGGGATGAAGACTTAGGTGAATTTGATGTGATATTTGATCCTTATTTTGATTTGCATTTAGAAAAGGCAGTCAATCAAATGAAAGTAGGAGGACGCTACATTACATGCGGTTTTAAAAATCAGCATCCTGACTTTTTCGAATATGAAGATAAGAATACACCAAATCATCTTAAAAATATTATGTTAAAAGTTATGCTTAACAATCTGTCATTAATAGGTAACTGTATTGGAACATGGGAAGACTTAGAAAAGGGCATTTCAGACTATAATGAAAATGAATTTATTGTTCCCATCGATAGAAGTTATTCCATTGAGGAAGGCAGTGAGTTTGTTAACCGTACCTATAACACGCGAGGACGTTTAGGCAAAGCAATAATGCTATATGATTAAAAGTTGAAAATAAATGCAATGATAACCACAAAAACGCCACAATTCTCTTCAACAAAGATTGTGGCGTTTACATTGCTATTAATATATTCAAAACTTTACAGTCACTCCAAATGTTGCATTTGATAACCAATTCTTGGGTGGGTGATAATGAGCTTTTTCATATTACCCTCATACGTCGTATCACTGTTATTAAGCTTCTTCCGCAACGAGGCCATATGAACTCGTAATGACGACATGTCACACTTATTGACGTATCCAAATAGTGCTTTTAATAAAACTTGGTATGTTAATACTTTACCCACATGCTGACTTAAAATCTCTAATAATTGGAATTCATAGGGTGTTAAGTGGATAGCTCGTCCCATCATATACACAGAATTACCACTAAAATCAATAATTAGTGGACCGTTCTCAAAGTTATTCTGCATCGTATCAGGTCGTTTCGTTACACGAAGTGCCACTCTTATACGTGCTTGTAATTCATCAATATTAAAGGGTTTAGTCATATAATCGTTTGCGCCATAGTCTAAAGCCTTAACTATTGTTTCCTCTTCCGTTCGTGCACTAATAACGATAATAGGAGTATCCACACATTCTCTTAATCGTTTAATTAAAGAAAGTCCATCAATATCTGGCAATCCTAAATCGAGTAATATAATATCTGGATGTTCTGTTCGAATGCGGAAGTCTGCTTCTCTACCTGTTTTCGCTTTGATTACTTTATAGTAATTCATAGTTAATGCGACATCGATTAAATGTAAAATTGCTTCATCATCTTCAACAACTAAAAGTGTAGATTTCATTATCTCACCCTTCCATTTCTATTTGTTCTTTATCTAAATAAAAATAAAATATACTGCCACTTGGTTCATTGGGCTGATATTCTAATTTACTGTGATGCTGTTTTAATATAAGTTGAACTAGATACAAACCGAGCCCCAAACTATCTTTTTTATTATCTTTAAAGTAATCCCCTGAATAATATGGATTGAAGATTAAATCCCGCTCTTCTTTAGGTATACCTTTACCATTATCAATAATTTCAAATAATATCTTTGAATCTTGTTCGTGCACACGTAGGGTAATCACAGAGTGAGATTCAGAATGTTTCAACGCATTGTCTACCAAGTTAAATAAAACTTGTAGCATTAATTTACTGTCGGTATAAACCAATGCGAACGTGCCATCCTCTTCAATAGTGACTTTATGATTTTGATGACGTCGCACGAGTCCATATTCAAACTCTTCTAATAGCTCCTCTACAAGGTATGATGTGCGCTTAATTTGAATATCAGAACGCTCCAATTTTGTTAAAGATAGGATATTTGTGACTAACGTATATAAATATTGTGCCTCTTCGTATGAAGCGGTTAACAATTGCGCTCGTTCATTTTTATCTAAGCCATCATTATGATACTTCACTACATCTAAGTTACCGATAATGGATGTTAATGGCGTTCTAATATCATGTGAAATAGAGTGCAAGAAGTTTGATCTAGTTGCTTCTCTTTCGGCTATCACCATCGACTGTCTTGTTTGTTTGAGTAGGGCGACATTTTCAACGGCAAGGGTTAGATCGTTTAACATGGAATCTAAGATAGAATTGTCGTATGTATCGATGTAGTCCTCATCTGTAAACTGAATCGAAATGATACCCTTTACTGGTCTTGTACCAATAGGAATGCATAGAAATTTACTACCTGGGAAGGTATCGGTGAGTCTACCCGCACGTCTTTCGTTCTCTATTACCCAACTCAGCGTTTCAGCATCCTCAGTCCCTTGGTTATGCACACTCGCGCTAACACCGAACGACGCGGACTGCACCACCTTCTTAGCTTCGATTTGAAATACGGTAACGTCCTGCTTCAATAATTGATGAATTTGACCCCCGGCCACTCTCAGCAGCTTCATAGTCGAATATGATTCCTTAATCGATTGATTAAATTGTAACATAATATCCGTACGATATAACTGCCGTTCGGTTAAAGAGTGTTGATATTTTAAATTTTTTAATATGCCACTCGTGAAAATGCTAGCAAATATGCTCGTCACAAAAGTGATGGGATATTCAAAGCGATACATTTCAAGCGTAAACCTCGGCACAGTAAAGAAATAGTTAAAGACGAAGACGTTTAATATCGACGCGAAGAAACCAATTAAATACGACTGCGTCCAAATGGAGAGCACGATAATACCAATAAAGAACATTAAAAGAATGATGGCACTAGACTCATTCTTATCCATCTTATAAATCCACATTCCTAATAACACGCACACGATTTGAATAGTTAACATTTTAACGATATCGACTGATAACGTGAGTTGATATGGTTTGTTATCTCTTTTACGACTACTACGGTCACGATTTTGTTTATCCGAATAAATCTGATGTATCGGAACAATCTCTAATTTAAAGTGATGCGTAGTATGATTAATCTGTTCAATTAATGACTTCTTAAAATACTCTTTCCAAGGTGGTTGTTCAGACTGGCCGAGCACCAATTTAGTCACAAATGAATTGTCGCACCAATCAATCAAGGTCTTCGCAATATCTTGTGCATATAACACCTTAATCTCAGCACCAAGTGATTTGGCAAGCATCAAATTTTTATGAACATAGTGATCTTGTGCACGACTTTCAGAACGTGTTTCAAAGGTGTCGATATAAATAGCGGTAAACTTTGCATGCTCTTTATACGCAGCGCGTCTTGCTTCACGAATCACGCGTTCATTATAAATACTTCCACTTACAGCTACTGCAATATGAGGCGTAACATCCGTATGCTTCGTTTTATACTGTTGCTCTTTTTGACTCATAATATCCGCAACAGTTCTTAGCGTAAGTTCACGTAACTCTGTCAGATTCTCATAGGTGAAAAAATTGGAAAAAGCAGTATCCAAACGTTCTTTTTTATAAACCTTTCCAGCTTTGAGACGTTGAATTAACATATTCGGCGAAATATCAACGACTTCGTAAGCATCAGCAGACATTATAAATTGATCCGGAACACGTTCTGACACTTGGATACCTGTCATCAACGCTATTTGTCCGCTCAAACTTTCAATGTGTTGAATGTTAAGTGTCGTCCAAACATCAATACCATGAGAAAGAATTTCTTCAATATCCATGTAACGTTTTAAATGTCGTGTTTTTGAGATATTCGTATGAGCTAACTCATCGATAAGCACAACATCTGGATGTGCCTCAACAATTTGATTCACGTCGATAAAATGAAAGAGATGACTCCCAAATTTTCGGCTAGATGTCTTAATTTCTGGTAGTTGTTTAGCGAGCGCACTTGTCTCAGGACGTTGATGTGGCTCAATATAGCCAATCTTAATATCTACACCTTCTTTATAAAGATCGATACCGTTCGATAGCATTTCATACGTCTTTCCAACACCAGGGCTATAGCCTAAATAAATGGTGAGTTTACCTCTGCTTCTATGTGAACTTTCCATATGCCACCACCTCTTAATTACATATTAATTAAGATTAATCCATTTATCCATTTATATTTTTATTTAATTTCTTATCTTTATGTTTCCTTTATAACTTTGTTCAAATATTAATACTTTAATTACAATGCTCTTGATAAGATGTCCATGAAAGTGAGGAGAAAGCACAATGATTACATTTTTAGTCTTCATAACCATCGGAATAATTTTATTCCTATTTTATGCATTACTTTGGAGTGAAAAATTCTAGTAGCGAAAGAAGGAAAGATTATGAGTATGATACTATTTTTAATCACATTTATCGTGCTCTCATACGTGATGAGCCGATATTTATATACAGTGGCTTTAATCGTACCGTCTAAGATGGATGTCTTATTCACACCTATTGAAAAGGGACTCTACAAATTGATTGGTACATCATTAGAGCACATGTCATGTAAAACCTATTTAAAACACTTTTTATGTTTTAACGGTTTAACTTGCGCTTTAGCATTTATCTTACTACTGACACAACAATGGTTATGGTTAAACCCCAATCATAATTTTAGTCAATCAGTGTCTTTGGCATTTAATACAGCAGCATCGTTTTTAACGAATACAAATTTACAACATTATGCTGGTGAGACGGGATTAACGTATTTCACGCAAATGGGTGTCATCACGTGTCTCATGTTCACTTCAGCCGCTTCAGGTTACTCAGTATGCATCGCAATGTTGCGTAGACTAACAGGGATGAC
Proteins encoded in this region:
- a CDS encoding phosphotransferase, whose protein sequence is MQKVKEGRNMISLEEDGATPYLHKVIKGPKSDALRRYYNCLKWEDLRTSAIQLNSPKLIGHDEGNLSLKYQWIENAKSLEELEQPSPNFKNKIVKAVDMLATLHLSDINDVDIDSEDQLPQRESLLYALNKYEYAGCTGAELELFSLLQQDSQLVGTVRKQSHDNDVCICHGDIRLDQFIFTDDDIWIIDFEELRRGDPSRDLAGLIGSIYFDCLLKTFTETTQETSDAKEIEEQFMERGLNYIEQIRPLIQLAYQTYLSKKMINKIHIARNIGWFLVERIMRRAKFSFRLTAIDKAILGIGREVIVFPENLIELFE
- a CDS encoding response regulator transcription factor; the protein is MKSTLLVVEDDEAILHLIDVALTMNYYKVIKAKTGREADFRIRTEHPDIILLDLGLPDIDGLSLIKRLRECVDTPIIVISARTEEETIVKALDYGANDYMTKPFNIDELQARIRVALRVTKRPDTMQNNFENGPLIIDFSGNSVYMMGRAIHLTPYEFQLLEILSQHVGKVLTYQVLLKALFGYVNKCDMSSLRVHMASLRKKLNNSDTTYEGNMKKLIITHPRIGYQMQHLE
- a CDS encoding T3SS effector HopA1 family protein — translated: MTEKVTTLEDLALKIEFETDLNKVKIDNETYDEVFENQKSKLKQWLYSMLHTGNLNNQVKQSSKTFNDLNQQIASSIKDPGIRIETSTQIFNGQTYHVIQGLRIKEEITEDNSIVIPCSRPNLTPGFFMFVHTNNGLHINKVTRHYIYADEPQYAIELWSKCVNELVEKNVSFSAKILSSSDSYPRNDALVFYSSEDKDRVEKVLIKYVEKSPIKIKEGSQLASQLTYNLYTAEEPIQTNDIQQSFGEHRCSAIVDAIQDYFITGASFKLLLKQRFIANQIDINDVSKNVVK
- a CDS encoding potassium-transporting ATPase subunit F, yielding MITFLVFITIGIILFLFYALLWSEKF
- a CDS encoding zinc-binding alcohol dehydrogenase family protein translates to MKVLALINTNLVSEEDVTMLPDVNIAGTSIHCGLIELERPNFNENASENEHFVLVKVDAFSCNYRDKAIILKAALKMQEDASFQAPPFDYFGSDFVGRIVAKGNSVDEFEIGQRVIPNCAYPKPPFPGVAPGAVTNEASKGWLRLHKSKLIKIPEHMNNAVAAGFSIGSQTSTSMVRRVNLKQNERALVLSGRSNTSMFIINNLISKGIDTTVLTTSEWTPEEQALIKPAKLHKIDRNVQKWDEDLGEFDVIFDPYFDLHLEKAVNQMKVGGRYITCGFKNQHPDFFEYEDKNTPNHLKNIMLKVMLNNLSLIGNCIGTWEDLEKGISDYNENEFIVPIDRSYSIEEGSEFVNRTYNTRGRLGKAIMLYD
- a CDS encoding sensor histidine kinase KdpD, which encodes MESSHRSRGKLTIYLGYSPGVGKTYEMLSNGIDLYKEGVDIKIGYIEPHQRPETSALAKQLPEIKTSSRKFGSHLFHFIDVNQIVEAHPDVVLIDELAHTNISKTRHLKRYMDIEEILSHGIDVWTTLNIQHIESLSGQIALMTGIQVSERVPDQFIMSADAYEVVDISPNMLIQRLKAGKVYKKERLDTAFSNFFTYENLTELRELTLRTVADIMSQKEQQYKTKHTDVTPHIAVAVSGSIYNERVIREARRAAYKEHAKFTAIYIDTFETRSESRAQDHYVHKNLMLAKSLGAEIKVLYAQDIAKTLIDWCDNSFVTKLVLGQSEQPPWKEYFKKSLIEQINHTTHHFKLEIVPIHQIYSDKQNRDRSSRKRDNKPYQLTLSVDIVKMLTIQIVCVLLGMWIYKMDKNESSAIILLMFFIGIIVLSIWTQSYLIGFFASILNVFVFNYFFTVPRFTLEMYRFEYPITFVTSIFASIFTSGILKNLKYQHSLTERQLYRTDIMLQFNQSIKESYSTMKLLRVAGGQIHQLLKQDVTVFQIEAKKVVQSASFGVSASVHNQGTEDAETLSWVIENERRAGRLTDTFPGSKFLCIPIGTRPVKGIISIQFTDEDYIDTYDNSILDSMLNDLTLAVENVALLKQTRQSMVIAEREATRSNFLHSISHDIRTPLTSIIGNLDVVKYHNDGLDKNERAQLLTASYEEAQYLYTLVTNILSLTKLERSDIQIKRTSYLVEELLEEFEYGLVRRHQNHKVTIEEDGTFALVYTDSKLMLQVLFNLVDNALKHSESHSVITLRVHEQDSKILFEIIDNGKGIPKEERDLIFNPYYSGDYFKDNKKDSLGLGLYLVQLILKQHHSKLEYQPNEPSGSIFYFYLDKEQIEMEG